In one Xiphophorus couchianus chromosome 17, X_couchianus-1.0, whole genome shotgun sequence genomic region, the following are encoded:
- the LOC114160752 gene encoding NXPE family member 3-like isoform X2, with translation MFDLRSPKQTGPFLALDYKNNILVTFQCHGPPIRFTDLLVSQMRYITSELKSLFGGTVVVIGIWSHFSTFPVEVYIRLLLTIRRAVEQLLTRAPGTLVIIRTANPKALTLYETLTNSDWFSLQRDKILRTIFKGMNVKLVDTWEMTLAHHLPHSLHPQPPIIKNVIDTITSRSYKVL, from the coding sequence ATGTTTGACTTGAGAAGTCCAAAGCAAACGGGACCTTTCCTGGCCTTggattataaaaacaacatcttaGTGACGTTCCAGTGCCACGGCCCTCCCATTCGTTTCACTGACCTGTTAGTCAGTCAGATGCGTTATATTACCAGTGAACTGAAAAGTTTGTTTGGCGGCACTGTTGTAGTAATCGGCATCTGGTCGCACTTCAGCACTTTCCCCGTTGAGGTCTACATCCGGCTCCTGCTGACCATACGGAGGGCAGTGGAGCAACTGTTGACCAGAGCTCCAGGTACGCTGGTCATTATCAGGACCGCGAACCCCAAAGCGCTGACCCTCTACGAGACTCTGACCAACAGTGACTGGTTTTCCTTACAGCGTGACAAAATACTCAGAACAATATTTAAAGGGATGAATGTGAAACTGGTGGATACCTGGGAGATGACCTTGGCCCATCACCTGCCACACAGCCTCCACCCACAGCCTCCCATAATAAAGAATGTGATTGAT
- the LOC114160752 gene encoding NXPE family member 3-like isoform X1 produces MFDLRSPKQTGPFLALDYKNNILVTFQCHGPPIRFTDLLVSQMRYITSELKSLFGGTVVVIGIWSHFSTFPVEVYIRLLLTIRRAVEQLLTRAPGTLVIIRTANPKALTLYETLTNSDWFSLQRDKILRTIFKGMNVKLVDTWEMTLAHHLPHSLHPQPPIIKNVIDVVASLLRVLNQTVGKKIVKQGRTS; encoded by the coding sequence ATGTTTGACTTGAGAAGTCCAAAGCAAACGGGACCTTTCCTGGCCTTggattataaaaacaacatcttaGTGACGTTCCAGTGCCACGGCCCTCCCATTCGTTTCACTGACCTGTTAGTCAGTCAGATGCGTTATATTACCAGTGAACTGAAAAGTTTGTTTGGCGGCACTGTTGTAGTAATCGGCATCTGGTCGCACTTCAGCACTTTCCCCGTTGAGGTCTACATCCGGCTCCTGCTGACCATACGGAGGGCAGTGGAGCAACTGTTGACCAGAGCTCCAGGTACGCTGGTCATTATCAGGACCGCGAACCCCAAAGCGCTGACCCTCTACGAGACTCTGACCAACAGTGACTGGTTTTCCTTACAGCGTGACAAAATACTCAGAACAATATTTAAAGGGATGAATGTGAAACTGGTGGATACCTGGGAGATGACCTTGGCCCATCACCTGCCACACAGCCTCCACCCACAGCCTCCCATAATAAAGAATGTGATTGATGTTGTTGCCTCCCTGCTGAgagttttaaatcaaacagtcggaaaaaaaattgtaaagcaGGGAAGGACCTCATAA